A single genomic interval of Labrus bergylta chromosome 18, fLabBer1.1, whole genome shotgun sequence harbors:
- the LOC109989091 gene encoding cannabinoid receptor type 1B, whose product MKSALHRIAGTTMSTLTTGVQYLGSNDASYDDPSSMDPTLIKNRFRFEKPPSLTNSFLQGFVPGSKDVMIGGLSPVFPTNITDFLLTNGSSVESGGAAQCGEDMVDNMECFMILTPGQQLAVAILALTLGTFTVLENLMVLCVILHSQTLRSRPSYHFIGSLAVADLIGSIIFVYSFLDFHVLHRKDTPNVFLFKLAGVIASFTASVGSLFLTAIDRYISIHRPMSYKRIVTKTKAVIAFSLMWTISIVISLLPLLGWNCKRLNSVCSDIFPLIDQKYLMFWIGMTSILVLFIIYAYIFILWKSHNHAVRMLSRTSQRSVIVYTAEGTKVQTVRPEQARMDLRLAKTLVLILVALIICWGPLLTIMFYDIFGKVNDFIKTVFAFCSMLCLLNSTVNPVIYAMRSKDLRRAFLNICHMCRRASQTLDNSAESDWNSRSVRSTAGGAGKDRACSGKARVKVAQVTVSGGTETSSAEPV is encoded by the coding sequence ATGAAGTCAGCTTTGCACAGGATAGCAGGCACCACAATGAGCACGCTCACGACAGGTGTCCAGTATCTCGGCTCTAATGACGCTAGCTATGACGACCCCTCCTCCATGGACCCGACTCTGATCAAGAACAGATTCCGTTTTGAGAAACCTCCCTCGCTCACTAACTCCTTCCTCCAAGGGTTTGTCCCTGGAAGTAAAGATGTCATGATTGGCGGCCTCTCTCCCGTTTTCCCCACCAACATCACTGACTTCCTGCTGACTAATGGCAGCTCTGTTGAGAGCGGGGGGGCTGCACAGTGCGGGGAGGACATGGTGGACAACATGGAGTGTTTTATGATTCTGACACCTGGTCAGCAGCTTGCGGTCGCCATCTTGGCGCTCACATTGGGTACATTTACAGTCCTAGAGAACCTAATGGTGCTGTGTGTCATCCTACACTCGCAGACGCTTCGTTCTCGACCTTCCTATCACTTCATTGGCAGCCTGGCGGTGGCTGACCTCATAGGCAGCATCATTTTCGTCTACAGCTTTCTGGACTTTCATGTCCTCCACAGGAAGGACACTCCCAACGTTTTCCTCTTCAAGCTGGCTGGGGTCATCGCCTCCTTCACCGCCTCTGTAGGCAGTCTGTTTCTCACCGCCATTGACCGCTACATCTCCATCCACAGGCCCATGTCGTACAAACGCATTGTCACAAAGACTAAAGCAGTCATCGCCTTTAGTTTGATGTGGACCATCTCCATCGTCATCTCGTTGCTGCCACTGCTTGGTTGGAACTGCAAGCGTCTCAACTCTGTCTGCTCCGACATCTTCCCTCTTATCGACCAGAAGTACCTGATGTTCTGGATCGGTATGACCAGTATCTTAGTGCTCTTCATTATCTACGCCTACATCTTCATCCTCTGGAAGTCCCACAACCACGCGGTACGCATGCTGAGCCGCACTTCCCAGAGGAGCGTAATCGTCTACACCGCAGAGGGGACTAAAGTGCAGACAGTGAGGCCTGAGCAGGCCCGTATGGACCTGCGTCTGGCTAAAACCTTGGTCCTGATCCTGGTGGCCCTCATCATATGCTGGGGCCCGCTTCTGACCATCATGTTTTACGACATCTTTGGGAAAGTGAACGACTTCATCAAGACCGTGTTTGCCTTTTGCAGCATGTTGTGCCTGCTCAACTCCACCGTGAACCCTGTGATCTACGCCATGAGGAGCAAAGACCTGCGCAGGGCCTTCCTCAACATCTGCCACATGTGCCGGAGAGCGTCTCAGACTCTGGACAACAGTGCTGAGAGCGACTGGAACAGCAGGAGTGTGAGAAGCACAGCAGGTGGGGCAGGGAAAGATAGAGCCTGCTCTGGAAAGGCTCGAGTAAAAGTAGCCCAAGTTACCGTTTCTGGAGGGACTGAGACGTCTTCTGCAGAGCCGGTCTAA
- the LOC109989087 gene encoding akirin-2: MACGATLKRTMDFDPLMSPTSPKRRRCIPVTPSSTSSSPRKYLSMEPSPFGESSSTLSAEQILNSIKQEYKRIQKRKHLDGGYQQSECCYSPESPSQSSTMNVSNMPGTSSGCVSPSRKEQPLFTLRQVGMICERLLKEREEKVREEYEETMTSKLAEQYDTFVKFTHDQLMRRFGEQPASYVS; the protein is encoded by the exons ATGGCGTGTGGAGCCACCCTGAAGAGGACCATGGATTTTGATCCGCTGATGAGTCCTACGTCCCCGAAAAGACGAAGATGCATCCCCGTGACCCCCTCCTCCACATCCTCATCTCCTAGGAAGTATCTGAGCATGGAGCCCTCGCCATTTGGGGAGTCATCGTCAACACTTAGTGCAG AACAAATTCTCAACAGCATTAAGCAGGAGTACAAACGCATTCAAAAGAGGAAGCATCTAGATGGAGGCTACCAACAGTCAGAGTGCTGCTATTCTCCAGAGTCCCCATCCCAGTCGTCTACTATGAATGTTTCCAACATGCCAG GAACGTCCTCCGGATGCGTTTCTCCTTCTAGAAAAgaacagccattattcaccctCAGACAAGTTGGAATGATTTGCGAACGCCTGCTTAAAGAAAGGGAAGAGAAGGTGCGGGAGGAGTACGAGGAGACTATGACCTCAAAACTGGCAG AGCAGTATGACACCTTTGTGAAGTTCACACATGATCAGTTAATGCGGCGATTCGGGGAGCAACCTGCAAGCT atGTTTCCTGA
- the orc3 gene encoding origin recognition complex subunit 3 isoform X2, with the protein MSTSSVSKGCFVFKPSAKKKKTPSLEDYFLHGCDAAEHRETRFKLCQELWDQIKADTEVLQDELNRKILDSLLDFTRKCSFTRQHSDWAAQMRASEIPTAALVLGVNVPDHDMTFQSLSDLLQQSVSPHVASVQAKECGALKHLMKRVLERLMGTAVTVDDDEEEEEAEHANTPLHKSVHCSLSTLCDWYNAKTKKSSSDTPGKKRSSPVREDPQQPPVVIIFKDLEAFNPRVLQDFILICSRYIQRLPLMFIFGIATSPSTIQRILPHSVSSLLCIELFQSLSCTQHLATVIDKLILTPHFPFKLNGKVMQVLVSIFLYHDFSVRNFIKGVQLALLEHFHSQPLSVLCCKKKEALLNVMQLSQSDLERIRQLPSFERYVEKQEPQEQLNLSTDDTHLKVVCQKLVKELRKYHKNYYPILRCLHTLTTSLPRYPLGKQIRELHITCLEKNVWEYEEYQSAMKLLKMLAKDELIALLQRCVEILQPVKSKRMKNAWVQLEELLAKLKQLDIVAEAPPCVEESLTSPVKNLGKKTDLFQLQKTLLEMNETRRAKKLSPFEVLRNEALEFIDGLVKTHLATPESQTLNEVCYYSSSATVRRHLNATPRTSIQAALNSPYYYLQNNSLITEDGSVSNAAPDICVVYKLHLECGRLINLYDWLEAYSTVVSAAEGNNPDSDSFGKVDEVKHARFIRAVSELEFLGFIKSTKQKTDHVARLTWGGC; encoded by the exons ATGTCTACTTCATCCGTGTCGAAG GGCTGTTTCGTTTTTAAGCCAAGtgctaagaagaagaagacaccGAGTTTGG AGGATTATTTCCTGCACGGTTGTGATGCAGCTGAACACAGAGAAACCAGATTTAAACTCTGCCAAGAGTTATGGGACCAGATTAAAGCAGATACAGAG GTTTTACAGGATGAACTCAACAGGAAAATATTGGACAGTTTGCTGGACTTCACGAGGAAGTGCTCTTTCACTCGCCAGCACAGTGACTGGGCAGCGCAGATGAGGGCGAGTGAGATTCCCACGGCGGCCCTTGTGCTCG GTGTAAATGTCCCAGACCACGACATGACCTTCCAGAGTCTGTCTGACCTGCTCCAGCAGTCTGTCAGCCCTCATGTGGCCTCTGTGCAGGCCAAAGAGTGCGGTg CATTGAAGCATTTGATGAAGAGAGTCCTGGAGAGGTTAATGGGCACCGCAGTGACTgtggatgatgatgaggaggaggaggaggctgagcaCGCCAACACCCCACTGCACAAGAGTGTGCACTGCTCGCTCAGTACACTCTGTGATTGGTACAATGCAAAAACAAAG AAATCCAGTTCTGATACTCCTGGAAAAAAGCGTAGCTCTCCAGTCAGAGAGGATCCACAGCAGCCTCCTGTTGTCATTATTTTCAAAGATTTGGAGGCTTTCAACCCAAGAGTTCTTCAGGACTTCATTCTCATATGCAG CCGCTACATTCAACGTCTCCCGCTGATGTTCATCTTTGGTATTGCTACATCTCCCAGCACCATCCAGCGCATACTGCCCCactctgtgtcctctctgctGTGCATAGAACTCTTCCAGTCTCTGTCCTGCACACAGCACCTGGCTACAGTCATAGACAAG TTGATCCTGACCCCACACTTCCCCTTCAAGCTCAATGGTAAAGTGATGCAGGTGCTGGTCAGCATCTTCCTCTACCACGACTTCTCAGTGAGAAACTTCATCAAGGGCGTTCAG CTGGCCCTGCTGGAGCACTTTCACTCACAGCCTCTCAGCGTGCTCTGCTGTAAGAAGAAGGAGGCTCTGCTCAACGTGATGCAGCTAAGTCAGAGCGACTTGGAGAGGATCAGGCAGCTGCCGTCTTTCGAAAG GTATGTAGAGAAGCAGGAACCTCAGGAACAGCTGAACCTGTCGACGGATGACACTCACTTAAAG GTCGTGTGTCAGAAGCTGGTTAAGGAGCTCCGTAAATATCACAAGAACTATTATCCCATCCTGAGGTGTCTCCATACTCTGACAACTTCTTTACCTCGATATCCACTCGGAAAACAG ATTAGAGAGCTCCATATAACATGTCTTGAGAAGAATGTTTGGGAGTATGAGGAATACCAGTCAGCCATGAAGCTTCTGAA GATGCTCGCTAAAGACGAGCTGATTGCTTTGCTGCAGAGGTGTGTGGAGATTTTGCAGCCCGTCAAGTCAAAAAGAATGAAGAACGCTTGGGTCCAACTGGAGGAACTGCTCGCCAAACTCAAGCAGCTGGACA TAGTTGCTGAAGCTCCTCCCTGTGTGGAAGAAAGTCTCACATCTCCAGTGAAAAATCTTGGAAAGAAAACTGATCTGTTCCAGCTGCAGAAG ACGCTGCTGGAAATGAACGAGACTCGGAGAGCCAAGAAGCTGAGTCCGTTTGAGGTTCTGCGTAACGAAGCTCTGGAGTTCATTGACGGCTTAGTGAA gACTCACCTGGCCACCCCTGAGTCTCAGACACTGAATGAAGTTTGCTACTACAGTTCTTCTGCCACTGTGAGACGCCACCTCAACGCAACACCACGCACCTCCATTCAGGCTGCTCTCAACAGTCCTTACTATTATCTACAG AACAACAGTCTAATAACTGAGGACGGCTCCGTCTCTAATGCGGCTCCTGATATCTGCGTCGTGTACAAACTCCACCTGGAGTGTGGCAGGCTGATTAACCTCTACGACTGGCTAGAG gccTATTCTACTGTCGTTTCTGCTGCTGAGGGCAACAACCCTGATTCTGACAGTTTCGGCAAAGTGGACGAAGTTAAACA CGCTCGTTTCATCCGAGCCGTGTCCGAGCTCGAGTTTCTGGGCTTCATCAAGTCCACCAAACAGAAGACTGACCATGTGGCTCGACTCACCTGGGGTGGCTGCTGA
- the orc3 gene encoding origin recognition complex subunit 3 isoform X1, whose amino-acid sequence MSTSSVSKGCFVFKPSAKKKKTPSLEDYFLHGCDAAEHRETRFKLCQELWDQIKADTEVLQDELNRKILDSLLDFTRKCSFTRQHSDWAAQMRASEIPTAALVLGVNVPDHDMTFQSLSDLLQQSVSPHVASVQAKECGALKHLMKRVLERLMGTAVTVDDDEEEEEAEHANTPLHKSVHCSLSTLCDWYNAKTKKSSSDTPGKKRSSPVREDPQQPPVVIIFKDLEAFNPRVLQDFILICSRYIQRLPLMFIFGIATSPSTIQRILPHSVSSLLCIELFQSLSCTQHLATVIDKLILTPHFPFKLNGKVMQVLVSIFLYHDFSVRNFIKGVQLALLEHFHSQPLSVLCCKKKEALLNVMQLSQSDLERIRQLPSFERYVEKQEPQEQLNLSTDDTHLKVVCQKLVKELRKYHKNYYPILRCLHTLTTSLPRYPLGKQIRELHITCLEKNVWEYEEYQSAMKLLKMLAKDELIALLQRCVEILQPVKSKRMKNAWVQLEELLAKLKQLDTVVAEAPPCVEESLTSPVKNLGKKTDLFQLQKTLLEMNETRRAKKLSPFEVLRNEALEFIDGLVKTHLATPESQTLNEVCYYSSSATVRRHLNATPRTSIQAALNSPYYYLQNNSLITEDGSVSNAAPDICVVYKLHLECGRLINLYDWLEAYSTVVSAAEGNNPDSDSFGKVDEVKHARFIRAVSELEFLGFIKSTKQKTDHVARLTWGGC is encoded by the exons ATGTCTACTTCATCCGTGTCGAAG GGCTGTTTCGTTTTTAAGCCAAGtgctaagaagaagaagacaccGAGTTTGG AGGATTATTTCCTGCACGGTTGTGATGCAGCTGAACACAGAGAAACCAGATTTAAACTCTGCCAAGAGTTATGGGACCAGATTAAAGCAGATACAGAG GTTTTACAGGATGAACTCAACAGGAAAATATTGGACAGTTTGCTGGACTTCACGAGGAAGTGCTCTTTCACTCGCCAGCACAGTGACTGGGCAGCGCAGATGAGGGCGAGTGAGATTCCCACGGCGGCCCTTGTGCTCG GTGTAAATGTCCCAGACCACGACATGACCTTCCAGAGTCTGTCTGACCTGCTCCAGCAGTCTGTCAGCCCTCATGTGGCCTCTGTGCAGGCCAAAGAGTGCGGTg CATTGAAGCATTTGATGAAGAGAGTCCTGGAGAGGTTAATGGGCACCGCAGTGACTgtggatgatgatgaggaggaggaggaggctgagcaCGCCAACACCCCACTGCACAAGAGTGTGCACTGCTCGCTCAGTACACTCTGTGATTGGTACAATGCAAAAACAAAG AAATCCAGTTCTGATACTCCTGGAAAAAAGCGTAGCTCTCCAGTCAGAGAGGATCCACAGCAGCCTCCTGTTGTCATTATTTTCAAAGATTTGGAGGCTTTCAACCCAAGAGTTCTTCAGGACTTCATTCTCATATGCAG CCGCTACATTCAACGTCTCCCGCTGATGTTCATCTTTGGTATTGCTACATCTCCCAGCACCATCCAGCGCATACTGCCCCactctgtgtcctctctgctGTGCATAGAACTCTTCCAGTCTCTGTCCTGCACACAGCACCTGGCTACAGTCATAGACAAG TTGATCCTGACCCCACACTTCCCCTTCAAGCTCAATGGTAAAGTGATGCAGGTGCTGGTCAGCATCTTCCTCTACCACGACTTCTCAGTGAGAAACTTCATCAAGGGCGTTCAG CTGGCCCTGCTGGAGCACTTTCACTCACAGCCTCTCAGCGTGCTCTGCTGTAAGAAGAAGGAGGCTCTGCTCAACGTGATGCAGCTAAGTCAGAGCGACTTGGAGAGGATCAGGCAGCTGCCGTCTTTCGAAAG GTATGTAGAGAAGCAGGAACCTCAGGAACAGCTGAACCTGTCGACGGATGACACTCACTTAAAG GTCGTGTGTCAGAAGCTGGTTAAGGAGCTCCGTAAATATCACAAGAACTATTATCCCATCCTGAGGTGTCTCCATACTCTGACAACTTCTTTACCTCGATATCCACTCGGAAAACAG ATTAGAGAGCTCCATATAACATGTCTTGAGAAGAATGTTTGGGAGTATGAGGAATACCAGTCAGCCATGAAGCTTCTGAA GATGCTCGCTAAAGACGAGCTGATTGCTTTGCTGCAGAGGTGTGTGGAGATTTTGCAGCCCGTCAAGTCAAAAAGAATGAAGAACGCTTGGGTCCAACTGGAGGAACTGCTCGCCAAACTCAAGCAGCTGGACA CAGTAGTTGCTGAAGCTCCTCCCTGTGTGGAAGAAAGTCTCACATCTCCAGTGAAAAATCTTGGAAAGAAAACTGATCTGTTCCAGCTGCAGAAG ACGCTGCTGGAAATGAACGAGACTCGGAGAGCCAAGAAGCTGAGTCCGTTTGAGGTTCTGCGTAACGAAGCTCTGGAGTTCATTGACGGCTTAGTGAA gACTCACCTGGCCACCCCTGAGTCTCAGACACTGAATGAAGTTTGCTACTACAGTTCTTCTGCCACTGTGAGACGCCACCTCAACGCAACACCACGCACCTCCATTCAGGCTGCTCTCAACAGTCCTTACTATTATCTACAG AACAACAGTCTAATAACTGAGGACGGCTCCGTCTCTAATGCGGCTCCTGATATCTGCGTCGTGTACAAACTCCACCTGGAGTGTGGCAGGCTGATTAACCTCTACGACTGGCTAGAG gccTATTCTACTGTCGTTTCTGCTGCTGAGGGCAACAACCCTGATTCTGACAGTTTCGGCAAAGTGGACGAAGTTAAACA CGCTCGTTTCATCCGAGCCGTGTCCGAGCTCGAGTTTCTGGGCTTCATCAAGTCCACCAAACAGAAGACTGACCATGTGGCTCGACTCACCTGGGGTGGCTGCTGA